One part of the [Pantoea] beijingensis genome encodes these proteins:
- the tnpA gene encoding IS200/IS605 family transposase, giving the protein MGLYRSSSHVYWRCKYHIVWTPKYRFRILRDKLGKELYRTIYILCGIKDCEVLELNVQPDHVHLVVIVPPKISISTPMGHLKGRSAIRLYNRFPHIRKKLWGNHFWSRGYFVDTVGVNEEIIRRYVRHQEKTEQTHEQQMELLE; this is encoded by the coding sequence ATGGGGCTTTACAGGAGTTCATCACATGTATATTGGCGTTGCAAATACCACATAGTCTGGACGCCTAAGTACCGTTTCAGGATTCTGAGAGATAAGCTGGGCAAGGAACTCTACAGGACAATCTACATTCTCTGCGGAATAAAGGATTGTGAGGTTCTGGAGTTAAATGTTCAGCCAGATCATGTACATCTAGTCGTAATCGTCCCACCAAAAATCTCGATATCAACCCCGATGGGACATCTGAAAGGCCGTAGCGCGATCAGGCTCTACAATCGTTTTCCACACATAAGAAAGAAGCTATGGGGAAACCATTTTTGGTCCCGAGGCTACTTCGTCGATACGGTGGGAGTGAATGAAGAAATAATCAGAAGATATGTGAGGCATCAGGAGAAAACGGAACAAACGCATGAACAGCAGATGGAATTGCTAGAGTAG